The following coding sequences are from one Apus apus isolate bApuApu2 chromosome 10, bApuApu2.pri.cur, whole genome shotgun sequence window:
- the DET1 gene encoding DET1 homolog: MDHDAPTIRPRRIQNQNVIHRLERRRISSGKAGTHWHQVRVFHQNVFPNFTVVNVEKPPCFLRKFSPDGRYFIAFSSDQTSLEIYEYQGCQAAEDLLQGYEGEILANGNDQRSVNIRGRLFERFFVLLHITNVASNGEHLNRECSLFTDDCRYVIVGSAAYLPEEPHPPFFEVYRNSESVTPNPRSPLEDYSLHIIDLHTGRLCDTRTFKCDKVILSHNQGLYLYKNILAILSVQQQTIHVFQVTPEGTFIDVRTIGRFCYEDDLLTLSAVYPEVQRDTQTGMANPYKEPFINSLKHRLLVYLWRRAEQDGSAIAKRRFFQYFDQLRQLRMWKMQLLDENHLFIKYTSEDVVTLRVTDPSQPSFFVVYNMVTTEVIAVFENTSDELLELFENFCDLFRNATLHSEAVQFPCSASSNNFARQIQRRFKDTIVNAKYGGHTEAVRRLLGQLPISAQSYSGSPYLDLSLFSYDDKWVSVMERPKTCGDHPIRFYARDSGLLKFEIQAGLLGRPINHTVRRLVAFTFHPFEPFAISVQRTNAEYVVNFHMRHSCT; encoded by the exons ATGGACCATGATGCCCCCACGATCAGGCCACGCCGCATCCAGAACCAGAACGTCATCCACCGCCTGGAGCGCCGCCGGATCAGCTCGGGAAAAGCCGGCACCCACTGGCACCAGGTCCGCGTCTTCCACCAGAACGTCTTCCCCAACTTCACCGTGGTCAACGTGGAGAAGCCGCCCTGCTTCTTGCGCAAGTTCTCCCCCGACGGCCGCTACTTCATCGCCTTCTCCTCGGACCAGACCTCTCTGGAGATCTACGAGTACCAAGGCTGCCAGGCGGCCGAAGACCTCCTGCAGGGCTACGAGGGGGAGATCCTGGCCAACGGCAACGACCAAAGGTCTGTCAACATCCGGGGGCGGCTCTTCGAGCGCTTCTTCGTCCTGCTCCACATCACCAACGTGGCCTCCAACGGCGAGCACCTGAACCGGGAGTGCAGCCTCTTCACCGACGACTGCCGCTACGTGATCGTGGGCTCGGCCGCCTACCTGCCCGAGGAGCCCCACCCGCCCTTCTTCGAGGTCTATCGCAACAGCGAGTCCGTCACCCCCAACCCCCGCTCCCCCTTGGAGGATTATTCCTTGCACATCATCGACCTCCACACCGGCAGGCTCTGCGACACCCGGACCTTCAAATGCGACAAGGTCATCCTGTCGCACAACCAGGGGCTGTACCTCTACAAGAACATCTTGGCCATCCTCTCGGTGCAGCAACAGACCATTCACGTCTTTCAGGTCACGCCCGAGGGCACCTTCATCGACGTGCGGACCATCGGGCGCTTCTGCTACGAGGACGACCTGCTGACCCTGTCTGCCGTGTATCCCGAGGTGCAGCGGGACACTCAGACGGGGATGGCCAACCCCTACAAGGAGCCCTTCATCAACTCCTTgaagcacaggctgctggtgtACCTGTGGAGAAGGGCCGAGCAGGACGGAAGCGCTATAGCCAAACGCAGGTTCTTCCAGTACTTTGACCAGCTGAGGCAGCTCCGCATGTGGAAGATGCAGCTCTTGGATGAGAACCATCTCTTCATCAAGTACACCAGTGAAGACGTGGTCACGCTGCGGGTGACAGACCCTTCCCAG ccttcctTCTTCGTTGTGTACAACATGGTGACCACAGAAGTTATTGCTGTATTTGAGAATACGTCTgatgagctgctggagctgtttgAGAACTTCTGTGACCTCTTCAGGAATGCCACCCTGCACAGTGAGGCAGTTCAGTTCCCCTGCTCAGCTTCCAGCAACAACTTTGCCAGGCAGATCCAGCGCCG GTTCAAAGACACTATCGTGAATGCCAAGTATGGAGGGCACACGGAGGCCGTGCggaggctgctggggcagctcccCATCAGTGCCCAGTCGTACAGTGGCAGCCCCTACCTTGACCTCTCCCTTTTCAGCTATGATGACAAGTGGGTGTCAGTCATGGAACGGCCCAAGACCTGCGGTGATCACCCTATAAG ATTTTACGCTCGTGATTCTGGCCTCCTGAAGTTTGAGATCCAGGCGGGACTCCTGGGGCGACCCATCAATCACACGGTGCGGCGCCTGGTCGCGTTCACCTTCCACCCCTTCGAGCCCTTTGCCATCTCGGTGCAGCGCACCAACGCCGAGTACGTGGTGAACTTCCACATGAGGCACAGCTGCACGTAG
- the AEN gene encoding apoptosis-enhancing nuclease: MPPGKGQMTPLLPTPKDAMPTPQGSHGPAGGCARPPEGPRSKKKSRKHQRFLERRALLEQRGLLGRGAALVGPEAPSLLAKTDGTTAPRCGKGPKAKQVVSPSLSPSASPDSIARHHSVLLSQGSGGPRGVRMSSPLLRPGKYVAIDCEMVGTGPQGRLSELARCSVVNYEGDVIYDKYVQPELPIVDYRTRWSGVTKQHMKNAIPFKAAQAEILKILKDKIVVGHAIHNDFQALKYFHPKDRTRDTSRIPVLNERAGLPSRASVSLKSLARHLLQKKIQVGCKGHSSVEDAQTAMELYRLVEVQWETELARSLPPRPPSPPTDPTADSNHYMDDQYWPTDLMASNL, encoded by the exons ATGCCTCCTGGCAAGGGCCAGATGACTCCTTTGCTGCCCACCCCAAAAGACGCCATGCCCACCCCGCAGGGCAGCCATGGCCCCGCGGGGGGCTGCGCTCGCCCTCCGGAGGGTCCCCGCAGCAAGAAGAAGAGCCGCAAGCACCAGCGGTTCCTGGAGCGCCGGGcgctgctggagcagagggggctgctgggcaggggggccGCCCTCGTGGGGCCAGAGGCACCCAGCCTGCTGGCCAAGACGGATGGCACAACAGCACCCCGCTGCGGGAAGGGTCCCAAAGCCAAGCAGGttgtgtccccatccctgtccccatctgCCTCTCCGGACAGCATCGCCAGGCATCACTCCGTGCTGCTGTCCCAGGGGAGCGGCGGCCCCAGGGGGGTGCGGATGTCCTCCCCGCTCCTGCGCCCCGGCAAGTACGTGGCCATCGACTGTGAGATGGTGGGCACTGGTCCCCAGGGCAGGCTGAGCGAGCTGGCACGGTGCTCTGTGGTGAACTACGAGGGGGATGTCATCTATGACAAGTACGTTCAGCCTGAGCTGCCCATCGTGGACTACCGGACGCGCTGGAGTGGCGTCACCAAGCAGCACATGAAGAACGCGATTCCCTTCaaggctgcccaggcagag ATCCTGAAGATCTTGAAAGACAAGATTGTGGTAGGACATGCCATCCACAATGACTTCCAAGCCCTCAAGTACTTCCACCCGAAAGACAGGACTCGAGACACCAGCCGGATCCCTGTGCTGAACgagagggcagggctgcccagcagggcCAGTGTCTCGCTCAAGAGCTTGGCCAGGCACCTGCTCCAGAAGAAGATCCAG GTTGGCTGCAAAGGACACTCATCAGTGGAGGACGCTCAGACGGCCATGGAGCTGTACAGACTGGTGGAGGTGCAGTGGGAGACAGAGCTGGCCCGTAGcctgcccccccggccccccagccccccaacGGACCCCACAGCAGACAGCAACCACTACATGGATGACCAGTACTGGCCCACAGACCTGATGGCAAGCAACCTGTGA